Below is a window of Synechococcus sp. RSCCF101 DNA.
CATCCGCGAGGTGCCGGAAGAGCTCTATCTCGCCGTGCTCGAGCGTCGGCGCGGCAGCTGAGCCGGCTCAGCTGAGCCGCCGGATCGGGGCGATGCGGCTGGAGGCCATGAACCGCCTGAGCGGCTCCAGCCGGCGCTGCTGATCCCGATCTGCTGCCGGAGCCGGGGGCTGTGGAGAAGCGGGGCGGCTGACGCGGCGGGGGCGTGGCTCGGGTGACGGGGTCCAGGACGGAGTGGGCTCAGGCATGGCGCGACCCCTCCTCGGGACGGGGCCAGCGCCCCCAGCCCTGCAGGGCCATCCGGTCCACATAGGAGGCGGCCGCCTGAATCTCCGGCTCGCTCAGCCTGCCGGCGAAGGCGGGCATGGCGTTGTGGCCGTTGCGGATGCGTTCAGCGATCGCCGCGCGGTGGTCGCTGCTGTAGTTCTCCACATAGCGGGCCAGGGCCTCCTGCTTCAGCGTCCGCCTGGCATGAACCACGTTGCCGCCCCCCATGTGGCAGGCGGCGCAGTTGGCGGAGAACACCCGGGCGCCCTGGCCGGGCTCACTGGCCTGCGCGCTGCTGGGCCCCAGCGTGAGCAGTGCCACCAGCAGGAGCAGCACCCCGGCACGGAGGAGCCGGGTTGGGGCAAGCCACCGTCGGAGGGATGGCATGGATCGATCTCCAGCGCTGCGTTCAAGCTATGAATCGCGCGCAGTGCCGACCAGCCGCCGGAGGCCGATCGACACAATCGGTGCGTCCGGGCATGAAAAAAGCGGCTGCTGACAGCCGCTTGTGAAGGTTGGGACGGTGCGGGGAGCGCCCAGACTCAGACCTCACTCAACAGTGATGGTGCCGACCATGCCGGCGCCGCGGTGAGGCTCGCAGTAGTACTCGAAGCTGCCGGCCTCGTTGAAGGTGGTCTCCCAGGATTCGCCGGGGCTGAAGGCCAGCTCCTGGTGGCTCAGCTCATCGTGACCGTCGAACACGACATTGTGAGGGGCCAGCTTGTTGTTGACGAAGCGGATGGTGTCACCCTTCTTGATGGTGACGTTGGCCGGTTCGAAGACGAGCATGCCGCTGTCGGCGCCGAGCTTCACCTCAGAGGTGGCAGCCTGAACGGACTGCAGACCGAGACCGGCAAAAAGAACCAGGGCGACGGCCGCTGTGAGCAGCTGACGCATGACCCTGGATGCAAACCTGACCATGCTGAAGCAGGATTGAAGTTTGGCGAAATTATAAGGCGCGTCCGCTGCGTTTCAGGCCCGCATCCTCGAAGACCGCCTCGAGGCTGGCGGCATGGCTGCTCAGTCCGAAACGCTCCGGAGGACTGACCGGCTCATGCAGGAAATGGCGATAGCCGATGCTGAAGCGGTCCCAGGGCGTCATCTCGATCGGGAGGATGCGGATCAGGCCCTCGATCAGCCAGCCCTTGAGGGGAATGCCGGGCGGCCGCCAGGTGCGGCGCCAGCGACAGAG
It encodes the following:
- a CDS encoding c-type cytochrome produces the protein MLLLLVALLTLGPSSAQASEPGQGARVFSANCAACHMGGGNVVHARRTLKQEALARYVENYSSDHRAAIAERIRNGHNAMPAFAGRLSEPEIQAAASYVDRMALQGWGRWPRPEEGSRHA
- the petE gene encoding plastocyanin encodes the protein MRQLLTAAVALVLFAGLGLQSVQAATSEVKLGADSGMLVFEPANVTIKKGDTIRFVNNKLAPHNVVFDGHDELSHQELAFSPGESWETTFNEAGSFEYYCEPHRGAGMVGTITVE